A genomic window from Silene latifolia isolate original U9 population chromosome Y, ASM4854445v1, whole genome shotgun sequence includes:
- the LOC141627779 gene encoding uncharacterized protein LOC141627779 — protein sequence MLGMDRNWMYGKRDFYFLKRLDEFISHAVAHQKQHGDEEHLICPCSVCKNRKKVSCAKELRNHLAMKGFKPDYHVWIWHGEKEYDMQGTSNALNQGTKFDNVDEFEMHGLDFNDIAINVDNDNDDSQDKDNNVEGENIDRMMDDLERDFIECPEIFQRVVDDSKKPLYPGCSKFTRLSAVLKLYTLKAANGWSDKSFTAILKLLSEIDLDEYPRCKAARYKIKAGDKKKGSPIKTLCYLPIIPRFIRFFANPKDAEYIVRHHEERNKDGKLQHVADAPQWRTIDRTFPDFGGEPRNLRLGLCTDEINPFGTLSTQHSSWPVMLIIYNLPPWLTTKSKYILLTLLISGPKQPGNDIDVYLAPLIDDLKLLWNVGVRVLDAASGSHFQMRAMLYCTINDFSAYRNLSGYRLKTDKGCPVCGHDTETFIWLEKSNFVARSSSETCGL from the exons ATGCTGGGCATGGATCGAAATTGGATGTATGGGAAACGAGATTTCTATTTTCTTAAACGGCTTGATGAATTTATCAGCCATGCTGTTGCACATCAAAAACAACATGGGGATGAGGAGCATCTCATTTGTCCGTGTAGTGTATGTAAGAACCGGAAAAAGGTAAGTTGTGCAAAGGAATTGCGGAATCATTTGGCAATGAAGGGGTTTAAACCTGATTATCATGTGTGGATATGGCATGGAGAGAAAGAATATGACATGCAAGGTACCTCAAATGCTTTAAATCAGGGGACCAAGTTTGATAATGTGGATGAATTTGAGATGCATGGTTTGGATTTTAATGACATTGCGATTAATGTGGACAATGATAACGATGATAGTCAAGATAAGGACAACAACGTAGAGGGTGAGAATATTGATAGAATGATGGAtgatttagaaagagattttaTAGAATGTCCAGAAATTTTCCAGAGGGTAGTTGATGATTCTAAGAAACCGTTATATCCGGGTTGCTCCAAATTCACTCGTTTATCAGCTGTGTTGAAATTGTATACCTTGAAAGCGGCGAATGgatggagtgataagagtttcaCCGCTATACTGAAACTTTTATCAGAAAT TGACTTAGATGAGTATCCACGATGTAAAGCAGCGAGGTACAAGATCAAAGCAGGAGATAAGAAGAAAGGGAGCCCGATCAAGACCTTATGCTATTTGCCAATTATACCAAGGTTTATTCGGTTTTTTGCAAATCCAAAAGATGCAGAATATATAGTGaggcatcacgaagagagaaataAAGATGGTAAACTACAACATGTGGCTGATGCACCCCAATGGAGAACAATTGATAGAACCTTTCCAGACTTTGGTGGAGAGCCTAGGAATTTAAGACTAGGGCTTTGTACCGATGAAATTAATCCTTTCGGGACTCTTAGTACCCAACATAGCAGTTGGCCAGTAATGCTAATAATTTATAATTTGCCTCCTTGGCTTACAACAAAGAGTAAATACATTTTACTTACGCTCCTAATATCGGGTCCTAAACAACCTGGTAATGACATAGACGTTTATTTGGCTCCACTAATAGATGACTTGAAATTGTTATGGAATGTTGGTGTGCGGGTGCTTGATGCAGCTAGCGGCTCACACTTTCAAATGCGTGCTATGCTATATTGTACAATTAATGATTTCTCGGCTTATAGAAACCTTTCTGGTTATAGGCTGAAGACTGACAAGGGGTGCCCCGTAtgtggtcatgacactgaaacattcATTTGGTTAGAGAAATCAAACTTTGTGGCCCGGTCTTCCTCAGAAACATGTGGGCTATAG